A part of Pseudoalteromonas arctica A 37-1-2 genomic DNA contains:
- a CDS encoding tetratricopeptide repeat protein, translated as MKIFYIILLLTLSGCAHIDYKPTVNPYNALSDIVKKYQLNAQPLKCEGINASNCLNLVHEVNQLMLEHPDNTAILSISAYVLYKSGRANQSQQVINTLLNKANPPLNAITLGVTLAIEQGNLAKAKSIAQYGVDVFGTHASPYLQMASIHYAQGSYVIASNYLELSVKFGLNSTAYFYHKGLIEEANTNNLLACGYYEQVLRAEPTHKKALARRGKLSVLGNCYS; from the coding sequence ATGAAAATATTTTATATTATTTTACTGCTTACTTTATCGGGTTGCGCTCATATTGATTACAAGCCAACAGTAAATCCTTACAACGCGTTGAGTGACATCGTTAAAAAATACCAATTAAATGCCCAACCATTAAAGTGTGAAGGTATAAATGCAAGTAACTGTTTAAACCTAGTGCATGAGGTGAATCAGTTAATGCTTGAACACCCCGATAACACGGCAATACTGTCGATATCGGCCTACGTACTTTATAAAAGTGGCCGTGCTAATCAATCTCAACAAGTTATAAACACATTACTGAATAAAGCTAATCCACCATTAAATGCAATTACTTTAGGGGTTACGTTAGCAATAGAGCAAGGTAATTTAGCTAAAGCAAAAAGTATTGCTCAATACGGCGTTGATGTTTTTGGTACACATGCTTCACCATACCTGCAAATGGCCTCTATACATTATGCTCAGGGCAGTTACGTTATAGCTTCAAACTACTTAGAGCTTTCGGTTAAGTTTGGTTTAAATAGCACCGCCTATTTTTACCATAAAGGGTTAATTGAAGAAGCGAATACCAATAATTTATTGGCCTGTGGCTACTATGAGCAAGTTTTACGTGCAGAACCCACGCATAAAAAAGCACTTGCTAGGCGCGGTAAACTCTCCGTTTTAGGTAATTGTTATTCTTAA